The following DNA comes from Clupea harengus chromosome 9, Ch_v2.0.2, whole genome shotgun sequence.
CATTTGTGAAAATCTAGTTTCTGCCACGCTCAGATATTGTTCCCAAGAGGATATAGGCCTAAGTGTTGTGATCATAATAACGGGTGTTTGAaaagggatctacagcattttaatatttgaatttagaaattgttctaagttaatttgtaaattattttacattagattgtgcagattcagtctttttgagatggaaaacaaagattcaaGACGTATGGTCCCTTTGAGTGTTCAGATTGCAATGGCCAGTGTGGGAAATGATATAAAACATGAGAAAGTTAAAATTGAGATGATAAAAGATGGTTTTCAGCTAATTTGGGGAGTCAGGAAAGCCAGTGAATGGGTCTTAGACATTaagtctgaaaagaaaagacagcgaTATTCGCGCTATCTCATGAGCAGATGGACACAGCGTTCACAGGGTTTCTTGGTGGAATCAGACGGCCAGCCAGCGACCCTTCCTAGACTGCGTGAAAGTATGAAACAGAATGCTGACAAACTTCAGGAAATTGTAAAAAATTTACTGGGAAAAATCCCATCTACTGATGTAAAGGATCCTAAAGGCATTGCAGATTATGCCAAGCTAATAACTGAACTAGTGGCCAGTGTGGGTAAAGCCGTTTCACAGGTAGAGGAGAGATCATTTCAAATTGCCGCTGTAACAGAGACTAATGTGCCTACAGCCCCTCCCCCGCCTGCAGATTTGAGGCCACAGGTAAACTTATATTCCACTGCTCCGTTTGTTTCACAGAATGTGTTATCTCAGATACCTCAGATGGCTCCCATTAGACCTGTGACACCAGCAGATGTTCGGGATAAGGGTCGAGGGTGTTAATGTTACTTATAAAGGGCCTGGACTACGAGGTGACTTGGGAATGGTTACTCCAATTACACCTGGAGCGCTTAGCCATATTTTGCAGCCTCTGCCACCACTTAAAACACAAGATCCAAATGTTGATTTTTGGGTAAAGTTGAAAGACGCCGTGATTACCTTTTCTCTTGAATATAGTGAGGTAGCTACTATCATTAAAGCCAAAGCCCCTTTGGGATATGCCTCACGCTTAGCTGATGCACAGTGGCCTCGGCTTATGCCAGATAATGATGTGGCCTGGGAAGTGCATCTTGTACAGTGTGAAAATATAACTCAGGCAATCCTAGGTAGAGGATATCAGTCATTTACTTCTCTGTCAACCTGTATCCAGGGACCAACAGAGAGTTTTAACTGCTGGATCAACCgtttcacagagaaacacaggacCCTGGCTGCCTGTCGTACAGACACTCCCACTCTCGGGTCAAGTTTTATAATTGATACAGCTTCTAGAAACATGAATGAAAGGTACCAGCAGATGTGGACTTTAGGTCTGCCAGTAATCCGAGACTGGGGAGAATTCTTGATTTGGGGACAGAGAGCTGAGGCTAGCGTAGCTCAACTGAATGACAAAAAGATCAAGATAGCTGCAGTACAGGATGTATCATCACACAATAGATATCAGGAAAGAAGACAGGATGcacccacacattcaaattGTCACAGATGTGGGAAATCAGGCCATTGGTCTAGACATtgtaaaaataaacagagaaacTCAGATAAACCTGTGTTCTCTCAGCAGAGGGGCACGGACTCTGACACAAACTCTGAGATTTTAAAACTTCTCAGAACTTTGGCCAAATCTAACATCACTGATCCATAGCGCCAGGTGGCCTCCCTGGCTGGATCATATTCAGACATTCGCCCTTTTGTTTGCGCAACCCTTGGAGGCCGGGATTGCATTATGCTTTTAGACACAGGCGCGTCTGTCTCAATAACTGACCTTGCTTTACCAATCACAAATAGGACTAACACATTTGAAGGCTTAGGTGGTTGTGTCACCTTTCATTTGTCTGAGCCCATTCCATTGACTTTTCCTCCTCTAACTAAAGTTTTCTGGGTTCAAATTTGGGTGGGTCCTTCTAATTTAGGTAGTATACTAGGAATGGACTTAATGAGTATGCTGGAATGTTCAATCCTCCTCCCTAACCAGGTGATGGAGGGTTCTCAGTTTTCCACTCCTATTCCCATTATGTCAGGATCACACAAAGGGATAGCAGCTCTGACAGAGACCAACACAGTACTTAAGCTACTCATGTCTCTTTTTCCCAACTTGTGGTCCACTGATAAACTGGCAGTAGGTCACATACCCATAGAGCCAGTACGTGTCTCTGGCCCCATGCATAACCCAGTCAGACAGTATCCTTTAAAAAGAACGGCTGAAAAGGGTGCAAAAGAAATTGTTGATCAGTTAGAAGTACAGGGTGTCATTAAGAAATGTGTCTCTCCTACAAATTCACCCATGTGGCCTGTGCCAAAGCCGGACGGCTCATGGCGCCTAACAATTGATTATACGGCTTTGAACAAGGTTACAACTCCCAGACATGCAATAGTTGCTAATCCAACTACCTTGTTATCACAACTTAACCCCTCATTTACTATCTTTTCTGCCTTGGATGTCAGTAATGGTTTCTTCTCCGTGCCTATTGACCAGAGAGATCAAGTCCGATTTGCATTTACTTGTGATGGTCAGCAATACACATTTACCAGACTACCACAGGGATATCTTGATTCACCCACCATTTTCCACCAAGCATTAGCTCAGGTGTTAAGGCCGGTGCAGTCtggtctctcctcctcatccattaTCCTTCAGTATTGTGACGACATTCTCCTTGCTAGTAACTCTCCTGAGGAACATCTGTGTGTCCTAACCCAGTTATGTGAAGCTTTGCAGGAAAATGGTCTGCTGCTGAATGCCAAAAAGGCCCAGTGTGCTGTTTCGGAAGTCACATATATGGGACAGAGAGTCGGGAGATCTGGTAGACGGATCATCCCCGAGAGAGTCAAGGCAGTCTTGGCTCTCCCCCGCCCCACTACAATTACAGGTGTACGAGAAGTAATGGGTATGTTTAACTACATCCGTGTACACATTCCAGATTTTGCTGACATCTCACGCCCCCTTGTACATTTAATGAAGGGGGGCTTGCCAGGTAGCGCTAAGATTGAGTGGTCAACAGAAGCTGATGAagcattcatgttgttgaaaCAGGCTATGGCTTCCTCCCCTGTGTTAGcacaccctgaccctgaccagCCTTTCCACTTGTGGGCATATCCATCTAATACCCAATACTCATCAATCTTATGCCAACTGTCAGCCCGACACCAAAAGCCTTACAGACCCATAGGGTATTTCTCTTGCAAAACACCTCCTGCTCTCCAAGGGCAGCCTACATGCATACAAACTCTTGATTGTTTTGATTGGGCTCTTAAAGCATCTGAGCCATACACAGGTTTTGGCACAGTGGTCTTGCATACGCAGCACCgttttgtcaaactgttggGTGAAAGCACCATTCAAACCATTTCACCACAACGAAGGGGTAGATGGGAAACAAGTCTGTTTGACCCACGCGTCTCTATAACCACTGACGATGCCCTGCTATTTAAAAATGCACTAACCCCCACTGATGGTGAGCAACATGACTGTGATCACGAAATGCTAGACAATGCAGAGATCTTTGTGGGAACGGAGCCCATTCCAGACGGCCGAGCTGTGTTTGTTGATGGCAGTTCATTcatgagagatggtgagagattGACTGGATGGGCTGCTGTGGGGGATGGAAAAGTTTTGCGGGCGGGAAAGCTCTACAAAGGGGGAGCCCAGGTGGCAGAACTCGTTGCTGTAACAAATGCCTTGCAACTCGCTTTACATTCTAATGTGCCTGTCAATATCTTCACAGACAGCGCTTACGCATACCATTCCACTCACACTTGGGGTCCTGTATGGAAAAGCCGTAACTTCACAAC
Coding sequences within:
- the LOC116221746 gene encoding ribonuclease H-like; translated protein: MLDNAEIFVGTEPIPDGRAVFVDGSSFMRDGERLTGWAAVGDGKVLRAGKLYKGGAQVAELVAVTNALQLALHSNVPVNIFTDSAYAYHSTHTWGPVWKSRNFTTAAGAPIAHKAEIITLSETLTHLTPSKCSVIKITGHSEQTKDALAQESKQLTVTWRFFLRTSHFERQN